In Pelagibius sp. CAU 1746, the following proteins share a genomic window:
- a CDS encoding GFA family protein, translated as MTGSEGYPLEGGCACGEVRYRLTTAPLYVHCCHCRWCQRETGSAFVLNAMVEAGRVELLHGTPQVALTPSESGKGQEIARCPSCSVALWSNYAGAGDKIRFLRVGTLDDPDRLPPDIHIYTASKQPWFQLPQSALAFPDYYDREACWPPESLARRKAVLDG; from the coding sequence ATGACCGGGTCCGAAGGCTATCCCCTGGAGGGCGGCTGCGCTTGCGGCGAGGTGCGCTATCGCCTGACGACCGCGCCGCTGTACGTACATTGCTGCCACTGCCGCTGGTGCCAGCGGGAAACCGGCTCGGCCTTCGTTCTGAATGCCATGGTCGAGGCCGGGCGGGTGGAACTGCTGCATGGTACGCCGCAGGTGGCGCTCACGCCCAGCGAAAGCGGTAAGGGCCAGGAGATCGCCCGCTGTCCGTCGTGCAGCGTGGCGCTGTGGAGCAACTACGCAGGCGCCGGCGACAAGATCCGCTTCCTGCGGGTTGGGACCCTGGACGATCCGGACCGCCTGCCGCCGGACATCCACATCTATACCGCCTCGAAGCAGCCCTGGTTCCAACTGCCCCAAAGCGCGCTCGCCTTTCCGGACTACTACGACCGGGAGGCTTGCTGGCCGCCCGAGAGCCTGGCGCGGCGCAAGGCCGTGCTGGACGGTTGA